The Fragaria vesca subsp. vesca linkage group LG2, FraVesHawaii_1.0, whole genome shotgun sequence genome includes a window with the following:
- the LOC101299356 gene encoding uncharacterized protein LOC101299356, producing the protein MLRKPKWVLDRRLIIKGTPATQNVWCWPRKANGNQAAISQFMDAGTVYGDETAERHWRVMDPSLGFMNTRHCNVLDLMRCKSGHYNRSSSTVSWRRLGGATTSGAVLGMERRLVRTKWDQWRLN; encoded by the exons ATGCTCAGGAAACCAAAGTGGGTTTTGGACAGAAGGCTTATTATCAAAG GGACTCCAGCTACCCAGAACGTGTGGTGTTGGCCTAGGAAAGCAAATGGAAATCAAGCGGCAATATCCCAG TTTATGGATGCAGGTACTGTGTACGGAGACGAGACAGCTGAACGGCATTGG AGAGTGATGGATCCTAGCTTAGGTTTTATGAATACGCGGCACTGTAATGTGCTCGATTTGATGAGGTGCAAATCGGGGCATTACAACCGCAGCAGCTCCACCGTCTCGTGGCGGCGTCTAGGCGGCGCGACGACAAGCGGCGCCGTCCTAGGAATGGAGAGGAGGCTTGTGCGAACAAAATGGGACCAGTGGCGTCTCAATTGA